The following are from one region of the Biomphalaria glabrata chromosome 4, xgBioGlab47.1, whole genome shotgun sequence genome:
- the LOC106057987 gene encoding uncharacterized protein LOC106057987 isoform X3 — MKNVMNQERPSVNTKEVITVNTSLDLDTFSKLLPFLRCYFVNSPVNEENKLNVEDQASNTTRLNQTTDPTYSTNADGSMEKKILMVISICSTFLIAVALVCTGILIYIWKRVFNVGYEEIIFCI; from the exons ATGAAAAATGTTATG AATCAAGAAAGACCTTCAGTTAATACCAAGGAAGTGATTACAGTTAACACAAGTCTGGACCTGGACACATTCTCAAAGCTCTTACCTTTCTTGCGATGTTACTTTGTGAATTCTCCGGTGAATGAagaaaacaaactaaatgtGGAGGACCAAG CCTCAAACACAACCAGACTTAACCAGACCACTGACCCAACCTATTCAACTAATGCTGATg gctcaatggaaaaaaaaatcctaatggTCATTTCAATTTGCTCAACTTTCTTGATTGCTGTCGCATTGGTTTGTACTGgcattttaatttacatttggaAAAGAGTATTCAATGTCGGTTacgaagaaattattttttgtatttaa
- the LOC106057987 gene encoding uncharacterized protein LOC106057987 isoform X1: MKNVMNQERPSVNTKEVITVNTSLDLDTFSKLLPFLRCYFVNSPVNEENKLNVEDQASKTTRLIKTTNPIYSTNADASNTTRLNQTTDPTYSTNADGSMEKKILMVISICSTFLIAVALVCTGILIYIWKRVFNVGYEEIIFCI, from the exons ATGAAAAATGTTATG AATCAAGAAAGACCTTCAGTTAATACCAAGGAAGTGATTACAGTTAACACAAGTCTGGACCTGGACACATTCTCAAAGCTCTTACCTTTCTTGCGATGTTACTTTGTGAATTCTCCGGTGAATGAagaaaacaaactaaatgtGGAGGACCAAG ccTCAAAAACTACTAGACTTATCAAGACTACAAATCCAATTTATTCAACTAATGCTGATg CCTCAAACACAACCAGACTTAACCAGACCACTGACCCAACCTATTCAACTAATGCTGATg gctcaatggaaaaaaaaatcctaatggTCATTTCAATTTGCTCAACTTTCTTGATTGCTGTCGCATTGGTTTGTACTGgcattttaatttacatttggaAAAGAGTATTCAATGTCGGTTacgaagaaattattttttgtatttaa